The nucleotide sequence TCGGTTGGTCTTATCGGGGCGAGCCAAGTGAATAGCGTCATGCTCCAACGGTTTTCCAACGAGCAATTGGTGTACACCTCCCTCATATGCCAGGTAATAACTAGCCTGGTGTTCCTGGTGCTTACCATGAACGGCTGGATTGGGCTAGGTGGCACCGTTGCGCTGCTGTTTGTTTTCCTGTGCTGCTTAGGGTTCAACAGCCCCAACACGTCGGCCCTGTCGTTGGCGCCGTTTGAAAAAAATGCGGGCAGTGCCTCTGCGCTTCTAGGCGCTATTCGCATGGGCATGGGCGCTTTGGCCTCGGTGGCAGTTAGTGTGCTCAACAACCACACGGCCGTGCCCATGGTGGCCGTCATGGCCGGGGCGTCGGTTTTGGCTTTGCTGATTCTGCTGGTTGGCCGCAAGCAAATAACCGTTCAGGTAGAAGCGCCCGCAGGCCAGCTGGCCGAGTCGGTGCACTAAGGGGAATGGGGCCGCAGTGAAGGGCTATGCTGAAATTGCTAGCTTTAGCTTTCGAATAATCACTTCGCAGCTATGAAAACTACTACTGCTATTGCCCTCGGCTTTACGCTACTGCTTACCTCCACCGCCTCGAAAGCCCCAGACGGCTGGGTGCCCCTGCTCGACAAAAACCTGAGCAAGTGGCGCAACTATGAGAGCTACCGGCACAAAGACGGCTACAAAGGCCAGCAACCCACCGACGCCCAAGGCAAGCCCCTCACCCCCATCGGCTACGACAAAAATGAGGCGAACGTCTTTTCGGTGGTGATGCAGGACGGCGAGCCGGTGCTGCGCATCAGTGGCGAGATTTACGGCTGCGTATTCACCAAGCAGGACTTCACCAACTACGACCTGAAGCTGAAAGTGAAGTGGGGCAACAAGAAGTGGATACCCCGCCTCAACGAGCCCCTCGACAGCGGCATCCTCTACAACAGCCAAGGCGAGTGCGGGGTAGACTACTGGCGCAGCTGGATGCTCAGCCAAGAGTTTCAGGTGTCGGAGTATGCGGCCGGCAATGCCATGGGTGACTTCTGGTGCATTGCCAATTCGTCGGCTGATATCCGGGCTACCAAAGCACCAGGCCAGGATATTCTGAAGTACGACCCCAAAGCGGCCCCAGTGAAAATGGGCAACGGCAGCCCCGGCTTTTGCCAGGCGTCGGCCAACTACGAGGTACCCAACGGCCAGTGGAACGAGCTGGAACTGATTCAGGTGAACGGCAAAAGCGTGCACATCGTGAATGGCCACGTGGTACTGGCCGTGGACAACTCCCGCTACGTGGTGAACGGTGAGAGCAAACCGCTCACCCACGGCAAGATTCAGCTGCAAAGCGAAGCGGCCGAAGTGTTCTACAAGAACATCATGATCAAGCCCCTCGACGCCATGCCGGCCGAGTACGCACAGTATTTCAAATAAGCTCGGCCTTACCGAACCAGTACCAAAAGGGGGTTGCCTATTTAAATAAGCAACCCCTTTGCTTTCTGCATTTCCCGTTTAAAACAAGTCGTCATGCTTCGACAAGCGGACGCCAGATCAAGCATGACCGTTCTCTTTTCCAGCCTATTTGGATAGGCACTTAGCCTAATTCAGCTAGCCTTTCCTGAATTTCCTTGAACAACGGCCGCTCGGCAACGGTGGGCTGCATGCAGTGCTGTTGCAGCTCTAGCAGCGCCTGCACGGTGGGCGACGTGGCCGGCGCGGCGCAATGCGTCAACAAGTCATCGAGCAGGCAGCCGAAAGCCCGTACTTCCAAGCGTTGCAACAACAACGCCTCTTCCTGCTGTTCCGGCGAGAAAAAGCAAGCCGCGCCAAAGTCCCCGAGGAGACATTCACCGTCGGAGGTGGTTAGGATGTTATGCGCGTATAGGTCGCCGTGCAGGATGCCGCGGGTGTGCAGGTGCTGTGCCGCGCTGGCCATACGGCGGGCAATGCGCAGCACTACATCAAGCGGAAATGAGGTGCCCACCGCGTACACGTCGCGGGTGCAAGAGGCGAGGCTGGGGGGGCCTCCGAGGTTGCCAAACGAGGGAGCAATCAGTTGCAGCACGAGGCCATCTGTACGGTCGGGGTGGCCGCTGATTTTGCCTTCCACCGCAATCAGGCTGGGGTGCGTTCCGGCGCTTAGGCAGGCTGCCATTTCGCTGCCGGGCAGGCCGTCGCTGGTACGGGCCCCTTTGAAGAGCTTGACGGCAACGGGCCGCGGGGCCGCACCGCGCTGCTGCCACTGTGCCTGGTAAATAATGCCGGATGCGCCCTCTCCTAGCTTCTGTTCGAGCGCTAAGCTGTGCCAGTCTATTGTACTGGTGGTATCGGCCGCTACAGCTGCCGCTTCGGCGGGCTCGCTGAACGGGTTGCCGGCATAGGCCAGCCACGAAAGCCGCGGCAAGGCCAGCAGCCACGCGGGCAAGGCAGAGAACTGGTTGTCGGCAATGCGGAGCAGCTCCAGCTTGGTGCAAGCCTGCATAGAAGCGGGCAAGTGGCGGAGCTGGTTGCCGGCCAGCATCAACTTCTGCAAGTTGGTGCTGGCACCTAGTTCTTCGGGAAGCTCTTGCAGTTGGTTGTCGGTCAGAATCAGCCAGCGCAGCGCGGGCGGTAGGGCCGCCGCCGGCAGCGTATGAATCTGGTTGGCTTTAAAGCCAACCATGCTGAGCTGCGGACATTGGCCCAGCACCTCAGGCACTACGGTAAACTGGTTGTCGGAGCAGAACAGCACGCGTAGCTTGTGCAGCCGGGACAAGTCAGCCGGCAGCGTTGATAACGCATTGCCAGACAAATTCAGGATTTCCAGCGAATCGGCTAGGTCGAAGATTTCCGGTGGAAATTCGGTGAGGCCATCAGACAAATCGAGGCGCTGAACTCCAGCCAGTTGTTTGGTACGGAGTTGTTCGAGGGTGTGCATGGAGGCAAAGGTAGGGCCAGGGGCCACGTTCTGGGGTTTGCTGGCCGCCTATACGTATTGCAGGACTTCGTCCAGGGAAGCAATTTCCTGAAACGTAACGCCGGTTAGCGCTTCCGCCGGCACTTGCTCGTACACCCAGGTGGTATGATACGGCACGTAGATGGCCCGG is from Hymenobacter tibetensis and encodes:
- a CDS encoding 3-keto-disaccharide hydrolase, whose product is MKTTTAIALGFTLLLTSTASKAPDGWVPLLDKNLSKWRNYESYRHKDGYKGQQPTDAQGKPLTPIGYDKNEANVFSVVMQDGEPVLRISGEIYGCVFTKQDFTNYDLKLKVKWGNKKWIPRLNEPLDSGILYNSQGECGVDYWRSWMLSQEFQVSEYAAGNAMGDFWCIANSSADIRATKAPGQDILKYDPKAAPVKMGNGSPGFCQASANYEVPNGQWNELELIQVNGKSVHIVNGHVVLAVDNSRYVVNGESKPLTHGKIQLQSEAAEVFYKNIMIKPLDAMPAEYAQYFK
- a CDS encoding leucine-rich repeat-containing protein kinase family protein, translated to MHTLEQLRTKQLAGVQRLDLSDGLTEFPPEIFDLADSLEILNLSGNALSTLPADLSRLHKLRVLFCSDNQFTVVPEVLGQCPQLSMVGFKANQIHTLPAAALPPALRWLILTDNQLQELPEELGASTNLQKLMLAGNQLRHLPASMQACTKLELLRIADNQFSALPAWLLALPRLSWLAYAGNPFSEPAEAAAVAADTTSTIDWHSLALEQKLGEGASGIIYQAQWQQRGAAPRPVAVKLFKGARTSDGLPGSEMAACLSAGTHPSLIAVEGKISGHPDRTDGLVLQLIAPSFGNLGGPPSLASCTRDVYAVGTSFPLDVVLRIARRMASAAQHLHTRGILHGDLYAHNILTTSDGECLLGDFGAACFFSPEQQEEALLLQRLEVRAFGCLLDDLLTHCAAPATSPTVQALLELQQHCMQPTVAERPLFKEIQERLAELG